A genome region from Hevea brasiliensis isolate MT/VB/25A 57/8 chromosome 9, ASM3005281v1, whole genome shotgun sequence includes the following:
- the LOC110631533 gene encoding uncharacterized protein At4g10930-like — protein sequence MQTQLYRLTEHFLRKVNLPEIHRTAETELAVADAINIEKIVADKSNSKIVYLNLCSQEIIRCSDNSESIRAKESNSSTMSLQPTDQSEQASDKLPTDPAVRDALRNAGLLSDSPPSSPCHNKEASNEVDDSPLQNKEEGPDNIFEIDSLPEVDIYGDFEYDLEDEDYIGAAAMKVPKLQPEETESRMNVVFSTLQSERLNDVLDFEYHKRLGDIEESKHSSPLLKNHNNGGTISSTIEVGTDKSCVPQELLLGEEPFLAECEELYGPDKEPLVHKFPEDSLIKLSGQVHAEAPAENDDLSQVKRAIVASVSQNSCDGEKSSNHSQTSENIPRKDKSKIDMNKQCDFINSISKKVETYVKEHIRPLCKSGIITVEQYKWAVAKTTDKVMKYHMNAKNANVLIKEEIQSDALRQNLMPRSCFHAYQVVGH from the exons ATGCAGACGCAGCTTTATCGTTTGACAGAACACTTCTTGAGGAAAGTAAATCTGCCAGAGATTCACAGAACAGCAGAAACGGAGTTGGCTGTTGCAGATGCAATTAATATTGAGAAGATTGTTGCTGATAAGTCAAATAGCAAAATAGTGTATTTGAACCTTTGTTCCCAGGAGATAATTCGTTGTTCAGATAACAGCGAGTCCATTAGAGCCAAGGAATCAAATTCTTCAACAATGTCATTACAGCCCACTGATCAATCAGAACAAGCTAGCGACAAACTTCCTACTGATCCTGCAGTGAGGGATGCATTGAGAAATGCAGGACTTTTATCAGATTCTCCTCCAAGTAGTCCATGTCATAACAAGGAGGCTTCTAATGAAGTAGATGATTCCCCATTGCAAAACAAAGAAGAAGGGCCTGATAACATATTTGAAATAGATTCTCTTCCAGAGGTGGATATATATGGTGACTTTGAGTATGATTTAGAAGATGAAGACTACATTGGTGCTGCTGCTATGAAAGTCCCAAAGCTACAACCTgaagaaactgagtcaaggatGAATGTAGTCTTCTCCACTCTTCAATCTGAAAGGTTGAATGATGTTTTGGACTTTGAATATCATAAGAGATTGGGGGATATTGAAGAATCCAAGCATTCTTCCCCTCTGCTGAAGAATCATAATAATGGAGGTACCATTAGCTCAACAATTGAAGTTGGAACTGATAAGTCTTGTGTTCCTCAAGAGCTGTTGCTTGGTGAAGAGCCCTTTCTTGCAGAGTGTGAAGAATTATATGGCCCAGACAAGGAACCACTTGTACACAAATTTCCAGAAGACTCATTGATAAAACTATCTGGGCAGGTTCATGCTGAAGCACCAGCTGAGAATGATGATTTGAGCCAAGTTAAGCGTGCAATTGTTGCTTCTGTTAGTCAGAACTCCTGTGATGGAGAAAAATCATCCAACCATTCCCAAACAAGCGAAAACATCCCAAGAAAGGATAAATCTAAGATTGATATGAACAAGCAGTGTGATTTCATCAATTCTATTTCAAAGAAG GTTGAAACCTATGTCAAAGAGCACATCAGGCCACTCTGTAAAAGTGGCATAATCACTGTTGAACAATATAAGTGGGCTGTTGCAAAAACCACCGATAAAGTTATGAAATACCACATGAATGCCAAGAATGCAAATGTCCTAATCAAGGAAG AAATACAAAGTGATGCCTTGCGCCAAAACCTGATGCCTAGGTCTTGCTTCCATGCATATCAAGTAGTAGGTCATTAG